A single genomic interval of Zobellia nedashkovskayae harbors:
- a CDS encoding OmpP1/FadL family transporter gives MRKYITFIGLFACAIASAQNINDVLRYSTENLQGSARFQAMGGAFGSLGGDLSALNINPAGSAVFNSGMFSISGTNYNRNTDSDYNGTLSNSTNNNFDINQVGGAFVFKSTNPDSKWRKFSLALNYDVVQNYDDRLITKGSSSEGIDNYFLDYADGIPLQPLKLQGNERIGDAYLDIGATNGLGFSGQQAFLGFQAGIIEPTLDEDDNSSYFSNANYNDVNQDFRQYISGYNSKFTINGATQYGDNFYFGASLNFHTIQYERLNRYDESYSNEGESRFVAFDNLLETEGTGFSMSIGAIAKVNDVIRLGASYQSPTWYRLTDNFSQGIDSDYPNKDSDFNFFDLNYINIFDYQIKTPGKVTGSISAVFGKSGLLSLDYGYQDMSKAELRPTSDSGFAGENAFISESLGGVSTIRVGGEYRIKRVSLRAGYRYEQSPYESGNIVGDLNGISGGVGYNFGRSRLDLAISRTEQDVLQYFFDTGINTPALLNNVNTNVTLGYTLNF, from the coding sequence ATGAGAAAATATATAACATTCATAGGATTGTTTGCATGTGCTATTGCAAGCGCTCAAAATATAAATGACGTATTACGCTACAGCACAGAGAACTTACAAGGCTCTGCACGTTTTCAGGCTATGGGCGGAGCATTTGGGTCTTTAGGTGGTGATTTATCCGCTTTGAACATTAACCCCGCAGGTAGTGCTGTTTTTAATAGCGGCATGTTCTCCATATCGGGAACTAACTATAATAGAAATACGGATTCCGATTATAACGGTACATTAAGCAACTCTACCAATAATAATTTTGATATTAACCAGGTTGGTGGTGCATTTGTTTTCAAATCTACCAATCCTGATAGCAAATGGAGAAAATTCTCTTTAGCCCTTAACTACGATGTTGTTCAAAATTATGATGATCGCCTAATAACAAAAGGATCAAGCAGTGAAGGAATTGACAACTATTTCCTAGACTATGCAGATGGCATACCTTTGCAACCTTTAAAATTACAAGGAAACGAAAGAATTGGTGATGCTTATTTAGATATAGGCGCAACTAACGGTTTAGGTTTTTCTGGCCAGCAGGCCTTCTTAGGCTTTCAAGCTGGAATTATTGAGCCCACTTTAGACGAAGATGACAACAGTAGTTATTTTTCAAATGCCAATTACAACGATGTAAACCAAGATTTCCGCCAGTACATTTCTGGTTACAATAGCAAGTTTACCATAAATGGAGCAACGCAATATGGAGATAACTTTTACTTTGGAGCTTCTTTAAACTTTCACACGATACAGTATGAGAGATTAAATAGGTACGATGAATCCTATTCTAATGAGGGAGAATCGAGGTTTGTAGCTTTTGATAACCTTTTAGAAACTGAAGGAACAGGATTTTCTATGAGCATTGGTGCTATTGCAAAGGTTAATGATGTTATTAGGTTAGGAGCCAGCTACCAATCACCAACATGGTACCGCTTAACGGATAATTTCTCTCAAGGAATAGATTCTGACTATCCTAATAAAGATAGCGATTTCAATTTTTTCGACCTGAATTACATTAACATCTTTGACTATCAGATAAAAACACCTGGAAAGGTAACAGGAAGTATTTCTGCTGTTTTTGGCAAAAGCGGACTTTTAAGTCTTGATTACGGCTACCAAGATATGTCTAAAGCAGAATTAAGACCTACCAGTGATTCTGGCTTTGCCGGTGAAAATGCATTTATTTCAGAAAGTTTAGGTGGTGTTTCTACAATTAGAGTTGGTGGTGAATACCGTATTAAAAGAGTAAGCCTAAGAGCTGGATATCGTTACGAGCAAAGCCCGTATGAAAGTGGAAATATCGTTGGAGACCTTAATGGAATATCAGGAGGTGTAGGCTATAATTTTGGTAGAAGCCGATTAGATTTAGCCATTAGCCGTACAGAACAAGATGTATTACAATACTTCTTTGATACGGGAATAAATACTCCTGCTTTATTAAACAACGTTAATACTAATGTTACCTTAGGATATACTTTGAATTTCTAG
- a CDS encoding T9SS type B sorting domain-containing protein: MRFLLSIVCVSFFFSTEIQAQNSADCRTAIPVCADAPVMGYADGSGAIEDFDPEVIIETGCLEKGSVSNANIENNTSWFVFRAGTEGQVGFDLEALPVSGSGTPTAEWDFAVYGPDVSCVDISSGAVEPIRCNYEVNTTRFTGLGVNPEDGKAGVPSITQNLNTYDEYLDVLPGELYYILINNFNTNFDDEREPFMLTFTGNSVAANQKTALDCTLRDEFLGLDITACEGDPDIPLIALNSPAGPNFTNVAWTVDYEDDGIIDAPLGSGPSATEISVASPNSGRYFVAITTDEGTIIEDDILITYYGTPVLDRVETLNSNLSLDPDMNNIEVFADGDGEYEYAINEGEFQDDAVFNDVPPGINTVIINDKNGCGTTEAIEFLVVGYPKFFTPNNDGANDTWNIKGIETLTDPVVFVFDRYGKLLAQLNTNTDWDGTLNGNLLPSSTYWFRLEYGEQENNIEVAKLTKAHFALKR, from the coding sequence ATGCGTTTTTTACTATCTATTGTCTGTGTGTCTTTTTTCTTTAGCACAGAGATTCAAGCACAAAATTCAGCTGATTGCCGAACGGCCATTCCCGTATGTGCTGATGCACCCGTTATGGGCTATGCAGATGGTTCGGGTGCAATAGAAGACTTTGATCCAGAGGTGATTATTGAAACCGGCTGTCTTGAAAAAGGTAGTGTCAGTAATGCTAATATTGAAAATAACACTTCTTGGTTTGTGTTTAGGGCTGGTACCGAAGGTCAGGTTGGATTTGATTTAGAAGCGCTCCCCGTAAGTGGTTCAGGTACGCCAACAGCGGAATGGGATTTTGCAGTTTACGGCCCAGACGTTAGTTGTGTTGATATTAGTTCTGGTGCGGTTGAGCCTATACGATGTAATTATGAAGTGAATACTACAAGGTTTACAGGGTTAGGGGTTAACCCAGAAGATGGGAAAGCCGGTGTGCCCTCTATAACTCAGAATTTGAATACCTATGATGAGTACTTAGATGTGCTACCTGGAGAGTTGTATTACATTCTAATCAATAATTTCAATACTAATTTTGATGATGAGCGGGAGCCTTTTATGCTCACGTTTACAGGAAACTCTGTGGCGGCTAATCAGAAGACGGCCCTTGATTGTACTTTGCGTGATGAATTTTTAGGATTAGATATAACCGCTTGTGAAGGTGATCCAGATATTCCATTAATTGCATTGAATTCTCCAGCAGGTCCAAATTTTACTAATGTTGCTTGGACAGTAGATTATGAAGACGATGGCATAATTGACGCACCTTTAGGTTCTGGTCCTTCTGCTACTGAGATTTCGGTAGCAAGTCCTAACTCGGGCAGATATTTTGTTGCGATAACTACAGATGAGGGAACTATAATTGAGGATGATATTCTTATAACGTATTACGGAACCCCTGTGCTTGATCGCGTTGAAACGCTAAATTCCAACTTGTCATTAGACCCAGACATGAATAACATAGAAGTTTTTGCTGATGGAGATGGTGAATATGAATACGCCATTAATGAAGGTGAATTTCAAGACGATGCTGTTTTTAACGATGTACCTCCGGGCATAAATACGGTGATAATTAATGATAAAAACGGATGCGGAACAACTGAGGCTATTGAATTTTTGGTGGTAGGTTACCCTAAGTTTTTTACACCTAATAACGATGGTGCCAATGATACTTGGAATATTAAGGGTATTGAAACCTTGACGGATCCAGTAGTATTTGTTTTTGATCGATACGGTAAACTCTTAGCTCAATTAAATACCAACACGGATTGGGATGGAACATTAAACGGAAATCTATTACCCTCTTCCACATATTGGTTTAGATTAGAGTATGGCGAACAAGAAAATAATATTGAGGTAGCTAAATTAACTAAGGCGCATTTTGCCTTAAAAAGATAA
- a CDS encoding T9SS type B sorting domain-containing protein: MSRFVILWFVLLIWGISAVSAQVSSDCSSAIPICNNTPVNGGTTGFGIDDFNSAETSGCLEQTLSGVIESNSAWYRFRTGASGQLGFNIGIDTLEDWDFALYKSDDCNNLGEPVRCNFFDNQDENTFIGVGEDPSGDTENVQYETWLEVTPGEDYYLLLNNFSNNNSGFSIQFSGHIFVTNPFDALDCSIINNLLGPPIAACENETVILDATTVDALSYSWFVDSGSGITQVPGENGPTYEVSTSGNYSVEVARSAGNFNSDVQVFFSAMPVANAVTDDASCSGLEVYDLSQKDIEVLGSQNANEFLVSYHLTIGDAVDGVNALPQEYQAQAGSQTIFVRLTSIGNKKCFDASQHFQLVNLETPNLDFSSEAFLCEDNAGITIGLENGNSNYVYQWSSGETTPTIIVSVAGEYKLTATNTQSGLSCSASKVVNVVTSRPPQIIDIEIEDLRNNNTVTVVTDALEEYEYRLDDGAYQTGHKFYQVEPGMHTISVSNPKGCGDVTEDIVVIGFPKFFTPNGDNSNDQWSITGVDLLDSPVITIYNRFGKLLAQLDATNSQWDGSFNGKLLPESDYWFKLTYTTADGQIVTAKYINNHFSLKR; this comes from the coding sequence ATGAGTCGTTTTGTAATCTTATGGTTTGTGTTATTAATTTGGGGAATAAGTGCTGTTTCTGCACAAGTTTCTTCAGATTGTAGCAGTGCTATACCCATCTGTAATAATACTCCTGTAAATGGGGGTACAACAGGATTTGGTATAGATGATTTTAATAGTGCCGAGACTAGTGGTTGTTTAGAACAGACTTTAAGTGGGGTAATAGAATCAAATTCTGCCTGGTACCGATTTAGAACTGGAGCTTCAGGGCAATTAGGTTTTAATATCGGGATTGATACGTTAGAAGATTGGGATTTTGCCCTATATAAATCTGATGATTGCAATAATTTAGGCGAGCCTGTACGATGTAACTTTTTTGATAATCAAGATGAAAATACGTTTATTGGAGTAGGAGAGGACCCTTCTGGGGATACTGAAAACGTTCAATATGAAACTTGGTTAGAAGTTACGCCAGGAGAAGATTATTATTTACTTCTTAATAATTTCAGCAATAATAATTCTGGATTTTCTATTCAGTTCTCTGGTCATATATTCGTTACCAACCCTTTTGATGCTTTAGATTGCTCTATTATAAATAATCTTCTTGGGCCTCCAATAGCGGCATGTGAAAATGAAACGGTTATTTTGGATGCTACAACTGTGGACGCATTATCTTATAGTTGGTTTGTAGATTCAGGAAGCGGTATTACACAAGTGCCTGGTGAAAATGGTCCTACCTATGAGGTAAGTACATCTGGTAATTATAGCGTAGAGGTTGCTCGTTCTGCTGGAAATTTCAATAGTGATGTTCAAGTCTTTTTTTCTGCCATGCCAGTAGCCAATGCGGTTACTGATGATGCTTCATGCAGCGGTTTGGAAGTTTATGACCTTTCTCAAAAAGATATAGAAGTTTTAGGGAGTCAAAATGCAAATGAGTTTTTGGTTAGTTATCATCTTACTATAGGCGACGCAGTTGATGGGGTAAATGCCCTACCTCAAGAATATCAGGCGCAAGCCGGTTCTCAGACTATTTTTGTTCGTCTTACCTCTATTGGAAATAAAAAATGTTTTGATGCTTCTCAACATTTTCAATTAGTTAATTTAGAAACTCCGAATTTAGATTTTTCTTCAGAAGCTTTTTTGTGCGAAGATAATGCTGGGATAACTATTGGTCTGGAAAATGGAAATTCTAATTATGTCTATCAATGGAGTTCGGGTGAAACAACGCCTACTATAATAGTATCTGTAGCCGGAGAATACAAACTGACGGCTACAAACACGCAATCTGGTTTAAGCTGCAGTGCTTCTAAAGTGGTGAATGTGGTTACATCAAGACCACCGCAAATCATTGATATTGAAATTGAAGATCTTAGAAATAACAATACGGTTACCGTAGTCACGGATGCTTTGGAAGAATACGAATACCGATTAGACGATGGTGCCTATCAAACTGGTCATAAGTTTTATCAAGTAGAACCAGGAATGCACACAATATCTGTTAGTAATCCTAAAGGTTGTGGGGATGTTACAGAGGATATCGTTGTAATAGGTTTTCCAAAGTTTTTTACTCCAAACGGTGATAACTCTAATGACCAATGGAGCATTACAGGGGTAGATTTATTGGATTCTCCCGTAATTACTATTTACAATCGTTTTGGAAAATTGCTGGCACAATTAGATGCAACGAACTCACAATGGGATGGTTCTTTTAACGGGAAACTTTTACCGGAATCCGATTACTGGTTTAAACTAACATATACCACTGCAGATGGTCAAATTGTGACGGCCAAATATATTAATAACCACTTTTCTCTAAAGCGCTAA
- the folE gene encoding GTP cyclohydrolase I FolE encodes MKIDSTLEKQFEDLGDDHVSASEDTPLREDAFVLSDDEKIEKIQDNVREILLTLGLDLNDDSLKGTPNRVAKMFVKEIFGGLNPDKKPKSSVFSNKYKYGEMLVEKNITLYSTCEHHLLPIVGRAHIAYISNGTVVGLSKMNRVVDYYARRPQVQERLNIQIVRELQKVMGTEDVACVIDAKHLCVNSRGIRDIESSTVTAEYGGKFKEDSVRREFLEYIKLETKFQ; translated from the coding sequence ATGAAAATTGATAGTACTTTGGAAAAGCAATTTGAAGATTTAGGAGACGATCACGTTTCCGCATCGGAAGATACACCCTTACGTGAAGACGCATTCGTGTTAAGCGATGACGAAAAGATTGAAAAAATACAAGATAATGTTAGAGAGATATTGCTCACTTTAGGCCTAGACCTAAATGACGATAGTCTCAAAGGAACTCCTAACAGAGTTGCTAAAATGTTCGTAAAAGAGATTTTTGGTGGGCTTAACCCAGATAAAAAACCAAAATCATCGGTTTTTAGCAATAAGTACAAATACGGCGAGATGCTTGTAGAAAAGAACATTACCCTCTATTCTACCTGCGAACATCACCTTTTACCAATAGTAGGTCGTGCACACATTGCCTACATCTCTAACGGAACTGTTGTTGGTCTTTCCAAAATGAACCGTGTGGTAGATTATTACGCTAGGAGACCACAAGTACAAGAACGTTTGAACATCCAGATTGTTAGAGAACTTCAAAAAGTTATGGGTACTGAAGATGTTGCTTGTGTAATTGACGCTAAACACCTTTGTGTAAACTCACGAGGCATACGCGACATAGAAAGCAGCACTGTAACAGCTGAATATGGCGGTAAGTTTAAAGAAGATTCCGTACGCCGCGAATTTTTAGAGTACATAAAATTAGAGACCAAATTTCAATAG
- the cysS gene encoding cysteine--tRNA ligase — MHLYQNQQLKIYNSLSGKKEIFEPLNEGHIGMYVCGPTVYSNVHLGNCRTFMSFDMIFRYLRHLGYKVRYVRNITDAGHLVDDAEDGEDKIAKKARLEQLEPMEVVQRYTIDFHNILEQFNFLPPSIEPTATGHIIEQIEIIKDILEKGFAYEVNGSVYFDVTKFNDSYEYGKLSGRKLEDMIANTRELAGQDEKKSPQDFALWKKAEPQHIMRWPSPWGDGFPGWHLECTAMSTKYLGETFDIHGGGMDLKFPHHECEIAQAEACYGHSPVRYWMHANMLTMNGKKMAKSTGNNILPGDIFTGENDILSKAFSPSVVRFFMMQAHYTSILDLSNDALLASEKGFGRLMDTLSTFEALETGANSDFDVEAWKQQCYDAMNDDFNTPILIANLFEAVKHVNLIKEGKESITAADKELLMQSLNAFIFDILGLKEKGGTTEDAGKLSGVVELLIQLRKEARENKDFATSDKIRDQLAELGIQLKDGKEGTTFSI; from the coding sequence ATGCATTTGTATCAGAACCAACAGTTAAAGATTTACAATTCCCTTTCCGGTAAAAAAGAAATATTTGAACCTTTAAATGAAGGCCATATAGGCATGTACGTCTGCGGCCCTACAGTTTACAGTAATGTACACTTAGGAAACTGCCGTACTTTCATGTCTTTTGATATGATTTTTAGATATCTAAGACATCTTGGATACAAGGTGCGTTACGTACGTAATATTACAGATGCAGGTCACTTGGTTGATGATGCCGAAGATGGCGAGGATAAAATTGCAAAGAAAGCAAGGTTAGAGCAACTAGAACCTATGGAAGTCGTGCAACGCTACACCATAGATTTTCATAATATATTAGAACAGTTCAATTTTTTACCCCCAAGTATAGAGCCAACGGCTACCGGGCATATTATTGAGCAAATAGAAATTATAAAGGATATTCTTGAAAAGGGATTTGCCTACGAGGTAAACGGCTCCGTATATTTTGATGTTACCAAGTTCAACGATAGCTACGAGTATGGCAAATTGAGCGGTAGAAAATTAGAAGACATGATTGCCAACACTCGTGAATTGGCAGGTCAAGATGAGAAAAAGAGCCCACAAGATTTCGCACTTTGGAAAAAAGCCGAGCCACAGCATATAATGCGCTGGCCTTCTCCTTGGGGAGATGGTTTTCCTGGCTGGCACCTTGAGTGTACCGCAATGAGCACCAAATATTTAGGCGAGACCTTTGATATTCACGGTGGCGGCATGGACCTTAAATTTCCACATCACGAATGTGAAATAGCTCAGGCCGAAGCTTGTTATGGACATTCTCCTGTGCGGTATTGGATGCATGCCAATATGCTGACTATGAACGGCAAAAAAATGGCTAAATCTACAGGGAACAATATTCTTCCCGGTGATATTTTTACTGGTGAGAACGATATTCTAAGTAAAGCGTTTTCGCCTTCAGTGGTTCGCTTTTTCATGATGCAGGCACATTACACCAGTATTCTAGATTTAAGTAATGATGCTCTGTTAGCCTCTGAAAAAGGATTCGGTCGCTTAATGGACACGCTTTCAACCTTTGAAGCTTTAGAGACCGGAGCAAATAGTGACTTTGACGTAGAAGCATGGAAGCAGCAATGTTACGATGCCATGAATGATGATTTCAATACACCGATCCTCATTGCCAACCTTTTTGAAGCCGTTAAACATGTTAACCTAATCAAAGAAGGTAAAGAAAGTATTACTGCTGCTGATAAAGAATTACTCATGCAATCCTTAAATGCTTTTATTTTTGACATTTTAGGTCTAAAGGAAAAGGGAGGTACTACGGAAGATGCCGGAAAACTTTCTGGTGTAGTAGAACTGTTGATTCAATTACGAAAAGAGGCTCGTGAAAATAAAGATTTTGCAACCTCTGATAAAATTCGTGACCAATTGGCAGAACTTGGTATTCAACTGAAAGACGGTAAAGAAGGAACCACTTTTAGCATCTAA
- a CDS encoding AraC family transcriptional regulator: MIELTNKFLSNRKLETLVENQTSYTLNNAALHVFETHQQADRVLLKFDQPVLASMIEGKKIMHLRDYESFDFLPGESLVLPANETMCIDFPEAMRKNPTRCLALAISEDKIDKVMQLMNENMPKHDNKEWGLMDYNFHFVNDAGIFQILQRLLFLFSENHPSKDFFVDNMLRELIIRILQTNERKIYSNSTLQLNSNSRLATVIRYIREHLHEPLNIVELSNKACLSPSHFHRVFKTELGISPIEFINNERIKLAVGLLQDPKRSIKNVYLQCGFENRSYFNRVFKARQHLSPSEYQAKAMNIRNQM; encoded by the coding sequence ATGATAGAATTGACTAATAAATTCCTCTCAAATAGAAAGTTAGAGACATTGGTGGAGAATCAAACCTCGTACACACTTAATAATGCAGCTTTACACGTGTTTGAAACACACCAGCAGGCAGACCGAGTATTGTTAAAGTTTGACCAGCCGGTATTGGCTAGCATGATAGAAGGAAAGAAAATAATGCATCTAAGGGATTATGAATCTTTTGATTTTTTGCCTGGCGAGTCTTTAGTACTTCCTGCAAACGAAACTATGTGTATAGATTTTCCGGAAGCAATGAGAAAAAATCCAACACGTTGCTTGGCATTGGCTATTTCTGAGGATAAAATAGATAAGGTAATGCAACTCATGAACGAGAATATGCCCAAGCACGATAATAAAGAGTGGGGATTGATGGATTATAATTTCCATTTTGTGAACGATGCGGGTATCTTTCAGATTTTACAGCGTTTATTGTTTTTGTTCTCTGAAAACCATCCTTCCAAAGATTTCTTCGTAGATAATATGTTGCGGGAATTGATTATTAGAATCTTGCAGACCAATGAACGTAAGATTTATTCAAATTCTACGCTACAGCTAAATTCTAACAGTAGATTGGCTACGGTAATACGTTATATAAGGGAGCACCTTCATGAGCCTTTAAATATTGTAGAGTTAAGTAACAAGGCGTGTTTGAGCCCGTCTCACTTTCATAGGGTCTTTAAAACGGAATTAGGAATCTCTCCTATTGAGTTCATTAACAATGAAAGAATAAAACTTGCCGTAGGTCTTCTGCAAGACCCTAAAAGGAGTATAAAGAATGTCTACTTACAATGTGGTTTTGAAAACCGCTCGTACTTCAACAGGGTGTTTAAGGCGCGACAGCACCTTTCACCAAGTGAGTATCAGGCTAAAGCAATGAATATTCGCAATCAGATGTAA
- a CDS encoding aldehyde dehydrogenase family protein, with product MSTQTVEHNLLQKPKFKDQYENYIGGKWVAPVKGEYFDNLSPVDGKVYTKIARSTAADIELAIDAAWEAAPEWNTSSATTRSNMLLKIADVMERNLETLARAETWDNGKAIRETTAADIPLAIDHFRYFAGVIRAEEGSVSELDSNTVALNVTEPLGVVAQIIPWNFPLLMATWKLAPALAAGNCVVIKPAEQTPAGIMILMELIEGILPAGVLNVVNGFGAEAGKPLASSPRIDKVAFTGETTTGQLIMQYASKNITPVTLELGGKSPNIFFESIIDADDDFFDKCLEGAVMFALNQGEICTCPSRLLVQESIYDRFIERVIERTKAIKLGHPLDPTTMMGAQASNDQFEKVMSYINIGKEEGCELLTGGDVAYVEGLEGGFYIQPTILKGNNKMRVFQEEIFGPVLCVTTFKDEAEAIEIANDTPYGLGAGVWTRDTHQAYQISRAVQAGRVWVNCYHLYPAHAPFGGYKKSGIGRENHKMMLAHYRQTKNMLISYDKKAMGFF from the coding sequence ATGAGCACACAGACAGTTGAACACAATCTTCTACAAAAGCCTAAGTTTAAAGATCAATATGAAAACTATATTGGTGGAAAATGGGTCGCACCCGTAAAAGGGGAATATTTTGACAACCTCTCGCCTGTTGATGGTAAGGTATACACAAAAATAGCACGCTCTACAGCAGCAGATATTGAACTGGCAATTGATGCCGCTTGGGAAGCCGCTCCAGAATGGAATACTTCATCTGCTACTACAAGAAGTAATATGTTATTAAAGATTGCCGATGTTATGGAACGTAATCTTGAGACTTTAGCACGCGCTGAAACTTGGGACAATGGGAAAGCCATTCGCGAAACCACTGCTGCAGACATTCCTTTGGCCATAGACCATTTTAGATATTTTGCAGGTGTAATCAGAGCTGAAGAAGGCTCGGTAAGTGAGTTAGATTCTAACACGGTAGCTTTAAACGTTACTGAACCTCTAGGTGTAGTAGCTCAAATTATACCATGGAACTTCCCCTTATTAATGGCTACATGGAAATTAGCACCAGCATTGGCAGCAGGTAATTGCGTTGTGATAAAACCAGCAGAACAGACTCCTGCCGGAATCATGATTCTTATGGAACTTATTGAGGGTATTTTACCAGCAGGCGTACTGAACGTCGTAAACGGTTTTGGAGCAGAAGCAGGCAAGCCTTTAGCTTCAAGTCCAAGAATAGATAAAGTGGCATTTACCGGTGAAACCACAACAGGACAGCTAATCATGCAATATGCTTCTAAAAATATCACTCCAGTAACCTTAGAGTTAGGTGGAAAATCACCTAATATTTTCTTCGAAAGTATTATTGATGCCGATGATGACTTTTTTGACAAGTGCTTGGAAGGTGCCGTTATGTTCGCCTTGAACCAAGGTGAAATCTGTACTTGTCCTTCTAGATTATTGGTACAGGAAAGTATTTATGACCGTTTTATTGAAAGAGTCATTGAGCGAACTAAAGCTATTAAATTAGGACATCCTTTAGACCCAACTACCATGATGGGTGCACAAGCATCAAATGATCAATTTGAAAAGGTAATGAGCTACATAAATATTGGCAAAGAAGAAGGATGTGAATTATTGACAGGAGGAGATGTTGCCTATGTTGAAGGTCTAGAAGGTGGTTTTTACATTCAGCCTACTATTCTAAAAGGAAACAATAAAATGAGAGTGTTCCAAGAAGAAATTTTTGGGCCTGTTCTTTGCGTAACTACTTTTAAAGATGAAGCCGAAGCTATAGAAATTGCAAACGACACCCCATATGGTTTAGGAGCTGGAGTTTGGACTAGAGATACGCACCAAGCTTACCAAATATCCAGAGCGGTACAGGCCGGTAGAGTTTGGGTAAATTGCTATCACTTATATCCTGCTCACGCACCTTTTGGAGGATATAAAAAATCGGGTATTGGTAGAGAAAACCATAAAATGATGTTAGCTCACTACAGACAAACTAAAAACATGCTGATTTCATACGACAAAAAAGCCATGGGCTTCTTTTAA
- a CDS encoding DUF779 domain-containing protein has product MKTKRVLVTDEAKKIIEQLRETHGELMFHQSGGCCDGSAPMCFSKGELMLNETDVWLGNIADCDFHMAKDQYEYWKHTQLTIDITKGRGASFSLEIPLGIRFIVRSRLFSEEEALNLEPIHYA; this is encoded by the coding sequence ATGAAAACAAAAAGAGTTTTAGTTACAGATGAAGCCAAGAAAATAATCGAACAGCTAAGAGAAACACATGGTGAACTTATGTTTCACCAAAGCGGCGGATGCTGCGATGGCTCCGCTCCCATGTGTTTTAGTAAAGGTGAACTTATGCTGAACGAAACCGATGTTTGGCTTGGAAATATAGCCGACTGTGATTTTCACATGGCTAAAGACCAGTACGAGTATTGGAAACATACGCAATTAACAATTGATATTACCAAAGGAAGAGGCGCAAGCTTCTCATTAGAAATACCATTGGGAATTCGGTTTATTGTAAGATCAAGGTTATTTTCAGAAGAAGAAGCACTTAATTTAGAGCCTATTCATTACGCTTAA
- the yidD gene encoding membrane protein insertion efficiency factor YidD: protein MIAPFVFFVRFYQLAISPYTPATCRYSPTCSQYTLEALKKHGLFKGGWLAVKRIFSCNPWGGKGYDPVP from the coding sequence ATGATTGCCCCTTTCGTATTTTTTGTCAGGTTTTATCAGCTTGCCATCTCACCCTACACGCCTGCAACCTGCCGTTACTCACCCACTTGTTCTCAATACACTTTAGAAGCCCTAAAAAAACACGGACTTTTTAAAGGTGGCTGGTTGGCTGTTAAACGAATATTCAGTTGCAACCCTTGGGGAGGAAAAGGTTATGACCCAGTACCTTAA